The sequence below is a genomic window from Haematobia irritans isolate KBUSLIRL chromosome 3, ASM5000362v1, whole genome shotgun sequence.
ATTTTACTATGGGTAATTTTAGGAAACAAGGCAAagactatataaagggtgatgttTTAAAAGCTATACGAgttcttaaattaatttttattattgggttgcgatcacggttgccacagttggtagaattctaccaaaaatggcagattttttactttttggtacattgttagaattctttatgttttgggagattttacaaaaaatacctCTCCAAGTAAGAtgtacaaaactttttatagaaataaaatgttgacaaaattttttatagagataaaatgttgacaaaattttctatagaaatacaattttgactttctatagaaataaaattttgacaaaattttctatagaaataaaatgttgtcaaaattttttatagagataaaatgttgacaaaatgttttatggaaatgatattttgacaaaattttctgaagaaataattttttgacaaatttttctatagaaataaaattttgaaaaatttttctatagaaataaaatgttgacaaaattttttatagaaataaaatgttgacaaaattttttatagagataaaatgttgacaaatttttatatagaaataaaattttgactttctatagaaataaaatttcgacaaaatatttccatagaaaatagaaaaaaattgacaaaattttctatagaagtaaaatgttgacaaaattttctatggaaataatattttcacaaaattttctatagaaataattttttgacaaatttttctatataaataaatttttaacaaatttttctatagaaataaaatatgtgtgtagaaataattttttgacaaatttttctatagaaataaaattttgaaaaatttttctatagaaataaaattttgacattttctatagaaataaaatgttgacaacattttttatagaaataaaatgttgacaaaattttttatagagataaaatgttgacaaaattttctatagaaataaaattttgactttctgtagaaataaaattttgacaaaatatttccatagaaaatagaaaaaaattgacaaaattttctatagaagtaaaataatgacaaaattttctatggaaataatattttcacaaaattttctatagaaataattttttgacaaacttttctatagaaataaatttttaacaaatttttctatagaaataaaattgtgaaaaaaaatttctatagaaataaaatgttgacaaaattttctatagaaataaaatgttgacaaaattatttatagaaataaaatgttgacaaaattttttatagagataaaattttgactttctatagaaatgaaattttgactttctatagaaataaaattttgagaaaatatttccatagaaaatagaaaaaaattgacaaaattttctatagaagtaaaatgttgacaaaattgtctatggaaataatattttcacaaaattttctataaaaataaagttttgactttctatagaaataaaattttgacaaaatatttccatagaaaatagaaaaaaattgacaaaattttctatagaagtaaaatgttgaaaaaatttcctatagaaataacattttgacaaaattttctatagaaataaaaagttgacaaaaatttttatagaaataaaatgttgacaaaatttttatagagataaaatgttgataaaattttatatagaaataaaattttgactttctatagaaataaaattttgacaaaatatttccatagaaaatagaaaaaaaaaattgacaaaattttctgtagaagtaaaatgttgacaaaattttctatggaaaaaatattttcacaaaatgttctatagaaataaatttttgacaaatttttctatagaaataaaattttgaaaaaattttcgatagaaataaaattttgacaaatttttctatagaaataaaattttgaaaaaattttcgatatatataaaagtttgacaaaattttctatagaaataaaattttgacaaaattttcgatagaaataaaattttgacaaaattttctatagaaataaaattttgacaatattttctatagaaacaaaaatgttggcccaattttctacagaaatacaaatttgacaaaatttactataggaataaaactatgacaaattttctaagaaataaaatattgacaaaatttttatagaaatacaatttgacaaaataatttgttttgtttggtagatttttagtaaaattttctccaaattttggttgattatttttggcaaccgtggttgcgaTAGTCCCTAGTTTAACTTGCTTGTTTGTTTCATCTAAACTAAAACAAGTTGTATCGTATGTGAGCTTAAAAAATTGCAGATAAGgtgtgctatttcagcaaacattgACAGTGAAGcctctcagaagtggacacGCCGAAATTATAGCGAACTAAATTATAACATATAATAAGATATAGCAAACGTATCACGGCAATTGTTTACTTTTGAGAGGAGTCCGGttatcagagtgtccaagtttacaAAGATTTACTCCATTTACATAACCGATCGCACGTTCGAGAATTTGTGCATACGAATACCCAGCGAAGTAGCTTTCCATATTAGATGGTGATATTGGCAAAAGTGTCTGTCGATGACCGGTAAACTAGAGGACTTAGGGGAGTCATTTTTGAATTTGCTTTGGAAGCGAGTGCACATAAATATTTGCGTCGTAGACTATACACGTATCAACAAGACTCGGCACCAAAAATGGCTGACACGATTTTGTTCCATTCCGTATTTCGTTCCACTCTATATTCTACCAATGTTCTAGAATGTTCACATCGATGGCTGCAGAGGGTTTGAATAGTAAGTGGCCGCATAAACATTCGATTCTCTAAGCATTCGACTTGTCTAAAGCGTTTGGTACAGTGAAACACACCATCCTCTTGGGAAATATTATGGAAACTTTTCTCCTCTCATAATCTTAGGAGATGGTTGGCAAACTATATGGCTAGCAGACAGGCTTATATAGAGTTCAGAGGAAAAACAGAGTTTAGAGAAAATACAGGATGTATAATCAAGACGTAGCTCAAGGCGGTGTACTGTCCCCATCCTTATTAACTTTTAAGTGGCAGGAGCTCCTCTtccagagagaagttcactaatgtggtatcacaatggactgaatagtctaagtgagcgtgatacatcgggctgcaacctaacctaacctaacctcttcCACACTCAGATGTCCACCTGGTAACCTATGCGGATGacgcgtccataattatatcaaGTAGGTACATCAAAGGAGCTTGATGTGGAGATGAACGATTACCTCCATGCACTTAGAGATTTCTTTGTCAGCAGGAATTTGTCAACCATTTTCATATCATGGGCCAAAGAAGTGAACGTGGAGCTTGCTATCTACATTCGTGACCAGAGTATCCCCACATGCAGGAAGGTTATTGGTATGACGTTTAATAGTTTGTTCTTTTTTGGAAAGTATGCGGAAATGGAATACAAACAAGATCCTGAAGGCATTGGCAATAGCACTTGGGGGGAAAGATATAGCGACGATTCAAAAGACCTATGAGTCTATTGGTCATCTCCTTATCGATTATGCGGCCCCGTTGGCCATACCAAATGGAGAAATCTTCAAACGATGCAAAATACTGCGTTGCGGATTCTACTGGATGTCAGTCTAAAACACCATATCATCATCTGCAGCATGAGTCCAAAATGCTCACGGTGTGGCAACACTGCAACCTCCTCACCCACCAGGACCTAATAAAGTTCGGAAGGGTACACCATCTAAACCATATCACATTCTTGAGCCAAACCCATCCGGTTTGATTTCAGGAAAGAATTACATGCAATGCCCATTTGATCGACGATGACAGTGATGAGGGAATAAGGACGGCAAACACGGTATGAGGAGAGACCGCTGCCCATAGGGAAAAGGTCGTTGCAATCTCAGAAAGATCTGGCATCTCCAGGCAGTCACCTCTCTCTTCTGAACAGTGAAATTTTAGATATCCCCCAAAAGTTTGGACATTCGAGGCGTGTCCTGCAAAACCTACAGACCTGACATATACATTACTCTGGACTGTAAAAGCTTTACTGTCTAATTACCTGTTTTCAATCCTCCGATTAATACTTAACCGAAGAATAGACcatcggttagtaaaatttttgtatgggatttttCGATGtgataataacaagacattgagaaaccggctttattttttataaattgtgttttttttttattttcctgaTTTGTTTCACACACAATTTTCAGGGGCTACAACAACAAGGCTAAAAAAAAGTTTCGGGACCATATTATCTCTCGGAGAAGTTGGTCGCCGACCCCTTGAGATTCAACATTTCGTACTTCTTCGTTTGGGGCCACATGGAAAATAAGGTCTACGATAACAACCCAACAAAATTAGCCAGCGACGGCGAGACTCTGGAATGCTCCCAAAGATgactatgatcacctcaaacatgtttcaatagataaatattacTTTTTAATGTGGAATAAGTTAGacgagtaaaaaaatattttccgggaAATGTTTACATGTTACCCatgaaaaaataacattatgggttgaatcaataaaatatatttttacaaaaaaaacaccatatatttttataccaaaaagcTAGGGTCGTTACAAAatgtattgatttttgttttgattttttagttgtatattttttaaatttaaaaaaaaaattattggaaaatttgtcgtgatattatttttatctcTTACTTACCTAATtcgtttgaaaaataaaaacaactcgATATGAAATGAAGGACAGCAGCTGTTAATAAAATGTACATATGCCAAAAGACTATGCGGGAACGGAAGAACTTTATCAGGAACATTATTAAGGCAGCAACAAAACCCCAACAAGCTCCCAAAATTAAGGGACCATAGACAATAACGCCCACATCGGTATTTCGCTCAGCCACAAAGGATGAAATTGTATATCCAAAAACCAAACCACATGGCAAGAAACTTAGGCacacttttgtaaaaaattgtaaataaaaaattaatttttatatatattgctTTAAACTTCGATAATATAAAATTCACACGTATCATATTTAGATAAGACAATTTGATTAGTTTAAATTTATAAACTATCACTCAAAAGTTTACTCAAACACACCTGTAATGCTGGGAGCATATTGAAAgaatttgtaaacaaatttttcccaaagacccgAAATATTGACCATTTTGTTGTGTATTTTATTCTATTAGTATTGTAAATTCGATTATATTGGTTTTAagtttaaaacattttattaaaaaatatcaatttgaaaatatcaaaatttttttgtttattttcttacacaacgaaaaaaaaactaaatattataaCTTTTAAATATAATTCGTTTCTCGTTTGTTCCGATTTAATCACTTCACCAATTCCCATTCAACTGCGGGTATTTGTTTAAACAATTGCTTTTGCGATTATAGACTCCGTTAACACAAAAGTATGAGTATTTGTATTTTAGGCTTTCTGTTGATATGACAGTCTAGAGTCTCGTCTACCTTATAATATTTGTGTAGCAgttgtttttgtcttttttatttTCTCCCCCCGCAGTTCTGGAGCTACTTCATTTTCCCCTTAGATAAAGAATCGCATCGTTCCATTAACTGAtaagataaaaatatttattacctTCATGGTACTTCTAAACTACCCGACAAGCTCCATATACTCTCAATATTCTCTGATATATTTTGAGAGTACAGAAAtatgaaatgttttaaattGAGTTCAATGAAACTCTCATGGAATGTCTTCATTTATACTCTTCGTTTTTCTCCCATACGAAGGTATAGGAGGTTTTTGAATCGGGAAATGCACTGAGATTGTTATGGGATTTCAAACCCAATTTTTCTTGTCGAGAAAGAATATATCTGGGAAAGACcacatttaatttgaaaaaatgtatacggccgtaggttaggttaggtggcagcccgatatatcaggctcacttagactattcagccccttgtgttaccacagtggtgaacttctctcttacggccgtaagttccgcAATGTCGAATCTTAtgcaccttccaccatggattgcgtagaaacttctactaaagacagtcatccacaatcgacttacttgggttgtggtaatatttgccgatggcaaggtatcctagaacttcttaacatcgtcttctaaattgaaagttagtgcatacggagtatatattagccaaaaaaggcagattaaatacctatataattcagttcttgatcggtatatatagggaagtctataaataattacgaaccgatatgaattttTGCGCGGTAAAGAGAGCCAGAAGTaaaatatggggactatatacagtTATTAACCTAAGTAGACCAAGTTTGGAgtgattagtaccaaattttagcaagatcaaatgaaatttgcttatccagaaaaaagtaaaatctggggatcggtttatctggggactatatataactatggaccaattttggcatggtttatatagactatatacaaaatttcaccgaatcggatgaaatttacttcttgaagaaatttcctctaccaagaggctctggggataatcggtttatataaagactatatataattatgaaccgatatggataaatttttgcatgcatATTAAGGATCATATACTcgaaccacgtacaaaatttcaaccggttcggatgaattttgctgctccaagagaaTCCGCATGCaaaatctggatatcggtttatatgagggcaatATATgattctggaccgatataggacaatttttgcatgggtatttaacccgatcggatgaaatttgcttctctaagaggctccgtaagccaaatcttggggtcggtttatatggaggctatacgtaaaagtggtccaatatgacccattttgcaataccatccgacctacatcaataacaactacacacgaaattcattgaaccaattaattttttaattgaaatgacttcaatcacagaaatgatagtatcaattaaaaaattaattgacactcaattaaaaaattaattgatactattaatttgtgtgattgatttttatttcaatttaaaaaattgttgatccaattacatttttaattgaatattttttaaaactcaattaagattttaattggaaaatttttcgtgaaattttttttctgtgtaacaggttggctgataagtcccgggtctgacacatagatggtgtcgctaatattaaatgcatattatttttatataataccaaccttcaaatgattcgtgtcaaagtttgacgtctgtaagtcaattagtttgtgaggtagagcgtcttttgtgaagcaacttttgttattgtgaaaaaaatggaaaaaaaggaatttcgtgttttgataaaatactgtttatgAAGGGCAAAaatgcggtggaagcaaaaacttggctttataatgagttttcggactctgccccagggaaatcaacaataattgattggtatgcaaaattcaagcgtggtgaaatgagcacggaggaaggtgaacgcagtggacgcccgaaaaaggtggttaccgacgaaaacatcaaaaaatccacaaaatgattttgaatgaccgtaaaatgaagttgatcgagatagcagaggccttaaagatatcgaaggaacgtgttggttatatcattcatcaatatttggatatgctgaagctctgtgcaaaatgggtgccgcgtgagctcacatttgaccagaaacaacaacgtgttgatgattctgagcggtgtttgcagctgttaactcggaaTACTCCCGAGTttatccgtcgatatgtgacaatggatgaaacatggctccatcactacactcctgagtccaatcgacagtcggctgagtggacagcgaccggtgaaccgtctccgaatcgtggaaagactcaaaagtccgctggcaaagtaatggcctctgtttttatcgattatcttgagaagggaaaaaccatcaacagtgactattatatggcgttattggagcatttgaaggtcgaaatcgcgccaaaacggccccatatgaagaagaaaaaagtgttggtccaccaagacaacgcaccgtgccacaagtcattgagaacgatggcaaaaattcatgaattgggcttcgaattgcttccccacccaccgtattctccatatctggcccccagagactttttcttgttctcagacctcaaatggatgctcgcagggaaaaaatttggctgcaatgaagaggtgatcgccgaaactgaggcctattttgaggcaaaaccgaaggagtactaccaaaatgatatcaaaaaattggaaggtcgttattatcgttgtatcgctcttaggGGACtacgttgaataataaaaacgaattttgacaaaaaaaaaatgtgtttttctttgttagacaggggacttatcagccaacatgttacttgtatcaagtttcaagtcgatagcttgtttctttcggaagttagcgtgatttcaacacacggacggacggacattgttaGATAGATTcaaaagcacggttgccactcctgccaaaaaaaattctaccaaaattggaagaacgttttaccacaaatctaccagatTAAAAATCCCAACTAAATTtaacaaaccttttttctctgttggttaagctactcttgtaatttggtcaacgcatggttttaagctgaaatcaaaacaataataaaaatgtaatttctatagaaaattttgtcaacattttatttctatagaaaatgttcccaaaattttatttctatagaaaatttttccaaaattttgtttctatagaaagtttttaaaattttatttctataaaaaatttttacaaaattttatttctatggaaaatttgcgaAGTATCTATTAGATGAAGAGATTTAATCATGgaattgataatatcaatcaccggcaccaattaaattattaattacttgattaatttaaataattaatccattcaagatatttttgtgattcaatattttatggattaaaaaattaaataaatcaattaaccTTTTGATTGAATAtgctttcaaattcaattaaaattttaattgaaaaacattGCTAATAATTTCCATGTGCTAGTGACGATGGAAGAAAAGCGCCATTAAGGACGGGGGGAGGTGGTTCAAAATCACTCCAATAAAATCGACGGAAAGGTCAACACTGGTTTCTACCAGACAGACCATCAAACTACAATGTCacagatttttaaaatattcttctAATTTAAAGTTAAACTATTATGTTAACCTGATAaatataaagtaaattttttttatgataaaattttgttagcttGATATCAATGTATTAATTACTAaccgaaattaaacaaaaaaaaagattaaaggattgtatttatataaaggATGATACACAGTGGTGGTGTAAATGATTAAATTTGGGAAGATGAGTTCTTATATGTTATTTCCATTAGAGATTGGCATATAAAACCCATGGTCGCCATAGCCGGCGATCAAATATGTATAGCTAGGTTTGTGTATATTGATTTCTgacattttttcaataacataataataccaattccttccTCATTATGTCCAATAAGCTCTTATAacattgtaatattttttcaaaaatatctatTTCCTTTCAATGATTCCACAATTAACGTGAATACCCCTATGAATGATTCATGCTACCATCTGAAAACATTGGTGGTTACATTCGTCATTTGATATCTAAGAATGTGATTTTAATTATAGTGCTCCATGTTAGAATCTCTGATACTCATAcccatacacacatacacataccacATTTACGGGgttattattaatatatatcTTATCGAGATGAATGAAACCTATTTCAAGATTTCACTATAAGACGTAAATTTCAATATGGAAATCGGAAATCATTGAAGCTATAGAATagatgaaaaatatataaatggaaatatttgttttcagTCAAGTTGCACTTCTACATCGCAGATTGTTTATTTTCTAGGTGGTTGTATTTTATCTTCGACTTCGACATGATTCAATCGACCTATCGAGttggtagaaatatttttcctaataaaaatagacaagaaatttctgAGTGATGTGATGATATAGCCATGGAGAAATAGTATAACTCGAACCATAAATAAAGTAGCACGGATATTTAGCAAGCGAATGACAACGAATTGGTATTAGACtgatttgattattttttattaaaattaaaaaattggaaatgtatTTTTTCTGTGATTTTCTAAGTAAGAAAAAATACTGTCATACCGTCTAATACCTTTCTtgagatatttttttcactaatatgaaaaattcctttgttttgtagtttttgccTGTTTATTTGTAAGCGGTTTCCATTATGGTTACTATTGTAAATATGTCCATGGTTATGATAATGTATGGGATACTTGGTTTTCCATTGTTGGTGTTCTCCTTTGTATACTTTTGGCTGGCGCTTGGCTTCTaagaaaatatcgaaaaaagaaatttctctttgaaaatttttacatcatATTCTATGGATTAATATGCAGCATTATTAGCGCTATATTTTTGCTAACCGAAAATGTGggtaagttaattaaaaaaacgatAAATCCAAAGTAATGTTAGATAGACATATCAATGCGCTTGAGGTGAACATCAACGATTAACAAACCCTCGCTTAAGGATTTATTTGTTGGAGGGAATCTGTACCAAATCAACAGCaaccttttttatgtcatgcactaAACAGGTGAACCAGAAGCTCGATATCTATGCAGATGGTTGTTTCAAAATCCTGTGAGAGATGCCAACGAGATTGAGATGACTTCATTGTCGACAGGAATCTGCACCAAAGCGAGAGCAGTCATTTACATGTCTTCAGCAACCATTTTGACGTCATGCACTAAACAGGTGAACCAGAACCTCGATATCTAAATGGACGATTGTTTTCCACGTCATATTAGGTAGAGATGGCTCCCATTTCTACCTaatactgtggtgcaatggttagcatgtccgccttgcatacacaggagttttttcagcggtgggaaTTGCCATCAGCAGTCTCTGGAAGACGTCTTAAATAGAGGTGtgagcgtgactgaaatttcactcacactcacacacattcgCGAAGCAATTCATTCGCGAAGCAATTCATAATTCATACTcatatgcacgcagagaaggaatatgatcaccccaaacttgtttcaagagcaaaatgttatttttgtatggtgaccatgtaacatgtttgccactaaaatgttattttctcgtcaaatataacctgcttgccgaaatcagatacatgatttccgagaaaataacatggttgcgaaaaccatgttacatggtcaccacccaaaaataacattttgctcttaagacatgtttgaggtgatcatattccttctctgggtgtgggctTCCAGCATTAGTGGATACCAGAGGAGGTATCTCCAGGTGTGGAAGAATACTGTTCTGCGGGTTGCCATCGGCTTTCAGTCGAAGACGCTCGAAACAGTACAAGCAGTGTGAGTCCAAATAAGTGTTGGAAAATACTGCTCTGCGTGTTGCCATCGCCTGTCACTCGAAGACGCCCCCAATGGACGTCCAGCATTAGTGGATACCAATGGAGGAATCTCCTGGCGttgcaaaaaattgtgagtcCAGTGTGACTCCATAATTCTATCGGTGAAGGAACATTGTGAgctctgagaaacgaaattataaacaaactaaattttcttttaccgcCAAAAATGTATGAACCAACCAAACGATGCCTTTTCAATGTAGGAATCTTGGAACTTTTCGAAAATGCAATGTTGCGTGCTGATCAGCTTTTAATTTGTTAAACGGCTGTTACTGATCAGCTATTGCAGATGTTTGAATTGAGATGCATTAAGTGAGTTCTAGTACACAGTTCCTGCGATTATTTCACTCGGTTGCAGCAGCTCATAGCACATCACACCCTGCTGATACCACCAAATACATAATATaagtttttttccaatagatATTCGGTTTTGACGTCGATAGTGATGCATGACCGGGTCAATCCTTTGAGTTATCCGCTTAGGATAGTCGTAGTGGATTCACTTTTTTCTCCAGTAACGATGCGATGCAAAAAAATCTTTCCTTTGTGGTTTTGTCAGAAAAGACAAATAATCAATGTCGTTATGGTCAATATCAGCCAAGAGATAATTAAGGCGTCATTGAAGACGGTGCATCCGGTGCGGTTTAGAGAGCTGAATCTAATTGCATATCAAATATTTTACTGGGGAGATGATCATCGACTGTTAGCGATGATGAAAGAAAGACCGATCGATGCTGCCCCAACTATGGTCTGATATCTGCAACCAAAACAGTTCCCTGTAACTTCTGAATCTCACCACCATTCTCCACACATCACGGAGATCCTCTAGGCGTCTCTCTTGCCAACCCAACCCATCTGGCAGCAACTTCAATCTCGATAGATTCCACCGAACTGTATATCGatgcttaaaatttcattaagctcatgtattttatttattttcatttaatctATATACGATTCCCAAGGACtaaactcaaatttttcttcCAGACATATCCTTCTACTTCATATTCGGATCAATGGTCATCGTATATTTGCCATGTTATAATTACATCTCCTTGCGAGTTGACTTAAATGGTTGTCGACCGGCACGTATAGCATTTGGTAATGCCATGTATTTCGGAGGTCTAACTACAGGGTTCGTTATATTTGACGAACTACAACCCAAAATTGCTGGGTGGGTTATATTCGGTATATCCCTGTTGGCCATAACCGGTGTCATcatcaatgaaattttacaacaatGTCAATGCCAGGATTATAAAAGTTCCTGCGATTTAGTCTATAATCTTTTGAATGAAGAGAAATTGATCTATGCCGAGAGAAAAGCCATAGTTTCTCTTTTCGTTGGACGTGATGATTACTGCCTCAAGAGAAATATTCAGTGGTCAGTAGTGGCTATAGCTTTCATATTTATTGTGGAACGTTGTTGCTTCTATTCATGGACGTATTTGGAACTTATGAAAAGTTCTACAGAGGGCTATACACATAGTGGTCATTTGTATTTACCCTATTTACTGTATACAAGTGGATGCATTTTGGGATCTTTACTGCTCTTGCGTTATAAACCGAAATTGGTTTACCTGATGTTTGGACTAATAAAAATCACCATATCTGCTGCCATATTGGGTGTATATTCCGATTCACACACtgaagactgtttcatattcctTTGTTTCTATTACATTTGTATGGGTGTTTATTCGAGTATTGGTTTGCAAATGCTAGTGGA
It includes:
- the LOC142228533 gene encoding uncharacterized protein LOC142228533 translates to MYFFCDFLIFACLFVSGFHYGYYCKYVHGYDNVWDTWFSIVGVLLCILLAGAWLLRKYRKKKFLFENFYIIFYGLICSIISAIFLLTENVDISFYFIFGSMVIVYLPCYNYISLRVDLNGCRPARIAFGNAMYFGGLTTGFVIFDELQPKIAGWVIFGISLLAITGVIINEILQQCQCQDYKSSCDLVYNLLNEEKLIYAERKAIVSLFVGRDDYCLKRNIQWSVVAIAFIFIVERCCFYSWTYLELMKSSTEGYTHSGHLYLPYLLYTSGCILGSLLLLRYKPKLVYLMFGLIKITISAAILGVYSDSHTEDCFIFLCFYYICMGVYSSIGLQMLVEATPFLYTELTLAMAYSLEMIIMEILKFESINEDYWSALWIITTITMCLTAVCIVLVQLVLPESVGLIEIRNRLLGIHRQPVKSYDNRLWKNNFFLQMEIPQSAVSVALDKNRVFYQYPALDDESKTRF